One region of Bactrocera neohumeralis isolate Rockhampton chromosome 5, APGP_CSIRO_Bneo_wtdbg2-racon-allhic-juicebox.fasta_v2, whole genome shotgun sequence genomic DNA includes:
- the LOC126758039 gene encoding WW domain-containing adapter protein with coiled-coil homolog isoform X3 — MVMHARKPQRVNDGYFEKHQSHSYQSSKYSSKRDYERDRSSNYRDRDLSPAGGGPLNNVSQRLSQTAMNNGNSASYRSQSPEVDSPSSRGHGSHDIRDRDHRGSDRFSYMQKMRDRDRDVYKKDKYSTDKRDRRGGGSGGGNDRDSESHRTNHDRLDRRGGGSGSGSGAKLCSSSSGDKRSGSTDRDRDRDRDRGDLRDSKRERGSERDRDRERDRDRDRDRDRSDRGGGGGDRERDRGGGGGSGGGERSDRGERVARCGDWSEHVSSSGKMYYYNCKTEISQWEKPKEWIERERTLARDQHREKDYRDKDRDRDREDRFCRSAYAKHSSSRGNSRLRWNYENDGGPPSHRRRLDGRIAENPDMDISPGDSTPTSEASYPLTGAPTVHGMVNVQHNDLSIPTSTVGLPNALPRLASHPNASTVMSSSSSASASAAAANAAAASMHFSASSASAHGSGVVVGGATMLPATGLASVPSSTGVPVMVAGVLQTQNNSNHRKMDPVTMLQQQAHLASTTSPNVDHHLNSNAPGPPKLGTKEQQEMMMSSQQKALLMRQQQQQAALHHHHQLSQHGGNEAVHMMSNTGTSMDVTNHAASSAVIVLRDNSVNSPHYNLAHTHGMSPMGYNTKSPITGVGGSGGVVPVTGHSNNVGGGGINMSSGINAGSYAACNTPYGLKTVEGSSGGVMNSIGNSNNSIHCPSSSLANVSGNAGGSGVIGILPGEGPPTPTQEMDLNVAAMEQQQRKLENTSSASLSTLQSCVASSVQAGRSQGPEISPKLAKYFRADLITHVTNWPADILEKQVMQEAQKCSEETHLYGDLQCTKVSAELKCARSLVRITEITATLQEQKIMYLRQQIRRIEESKSQNSFMSDDL; from the exons ATGGTAATGCATGCTAGAAAACCGCAACGTGTGAACGATgg CTACTTTGAGAAGCATCAGTCTCATTCGTATCAG AGTTCCAAGTACAGTTCAAAGCGCGATTATGAACGCGATCGCTCATCAAACTATCGCGATCGCGATCTGTCGCCAGCTGGCGGTGGTCCATTGAATAATG TTTCGCAAAGATTATCGCAAACTGCTATGAATAATGGTAACAGCGCATCGTATCGCTCACAATCACCTGAAGTAGATTCACCATCGTCAAGAGGGCACGGTTCGCACGATATACGCGATCGTGATCATCGTGGTAGCGATCGTTTCAGTTATATGCAAAAAATGAGGGATCGTGATCGCGATGTCtataaaaaggataaatattCTACAG ATAAACGCGATAGACGGGGCGGTGGCAGTGGTGGTGGTAACGATCGTGATTCAGAATCGCATCGCACCAATCATGATAGGTTGGATCGCCGCGGCGGTGGCAGCGGTAGTGGAAGTGGAGCAAAGCTTTGTTCTTCCAGTAGCGGCGACAAGCGTTCCGGCTCGACAGATCGTGACCGAGACCGCGATCGTGATCGTGGCGATTTGAGAGATAGTAAACGTGAGCGTGGCTCCGAACGAGATCGTGATAGAGAACGTGACCGCGATAGAGATCGTGATAGAGATCGCAGTGATCGTGGTGGAGGTGGCGGCGATCGTGAACGCGATCGAGGAGGTGGTGGAGGCAGTGGTGGCGGTGAACGCAGCGATCGGGGCGAACGTGTGGCAAGATGTGGCGATTGGAGTGAACATGTCAGTTCATCTG gaaaaatgtattattacaaCTGCAAAACTGAAATCTCACAATGGGAGAAACCAAAGGAATGGATTGAACGAGAACG AACACTGGCACGCGATCAACATAGGGAAAAAGATTACCGGGACAAAGACCGCGACAGAGATCGTGAGGATCGTTTTTGTAGATCAG CTTACGCGAAACATTCCAGTTCTCGAGGAAACTCACGGCTGAGGTGGAATTATGAAAACGATGGCGGACCGCCAAGTCATCGAAGGCGTTTGGATG GTCGCATCGCTGAAAATCCCGATATGGACATAAGTCCCGGTGACTCCACGCCAACATCGGAGGCTAGCTATCCGCTGACCGGCGCGCCCACAGTTCATGGTATGGTGAATGTGCAACACAATGACCTATCAATTCCAACATCAACCGTTGGCCTGCCGAATGCATTACCGCGTTTAGCTTCGCATCCTAACGCCAGCACTGTTATGTCATCCTCCTCCTCCGCGTCCGCTTCTGCTGCAGCGGCCAATGCAGCAGCCGCTTCAATGCATTTTTCCGCGTCATCCGCGTCAGCGCATGGTTCGGGCGTTGTTGTAGGCGGAGCAACAATGTTGCCCGCCACTGGACTCGCCTCTGTGCCATCGAGTACAGGTGTACCAGTGATGGTTGCTGGTGTGCTGCAGACACAAAATAATAGTAATCATCGAAAAATGGATCCAGTGACAATGTTGCAACAGCAAGCGCATTTAGCGTCAACAACGTCGCCAAAT GTGGATCATCATTTGAACTCGAATGCACCGGGACCGCCGAAATTGGGTACAAAGGAGCAACAGGAAATGATGATGAGCTCGCAACAGAAGGCGTTATTAATgcgacagcagcaacagcaggcGGCGTTACATCATCATCACCAACTTTCACAACATGGTGGCAACGAGGCGGTACATATGATGTCCAATACCGGCACTTCCATGGATGTTACCAATCATGCGGCCTCATCAGCGGTGATAGTTCTAAG AGATAATTCGGTGAACTCGCCACACTACAATTTAGCCCATACACATGGCATGTCGCCAATGGGCTACAATACAAAGAGTCCTATCACGGGTGTTGGCGGCAGCGGTGGTGTTGTTCCTGTTACCGGTCACAGTAACAATGTGGGCGGTGGTGGCATAAATATGAGCTCCGGCATAAATGCTGGCTCATATGCCGCCTGTAACACACCGTACGGTTTAAAGACTGTCGAGGGTAGCAGTGGCGGTGTCATGAACTCGattggcaacagcaacaatagcatTCACTGTCCCTCATCTAGTTTAGCGAATGTCAGCGGAAACGCTGGCGGTAGTGGAGTTATTGGTATTCTGCCTGGCGAAGGACCACCGACGCCAACGCAAGAAATGGACCTTAATGTAGCGGCAATGGAACAGCAACAACGTAAac TGGAAAACACTTCATCCGCCTCGTTGAGCACACTACAAAGTTGTGTAGCGTCGTCTGTGCAAGCCGGTCGTTCACAGGGTCCAGAGATTTCACCGAAATTAGCAAAGTATTTTCGTGCTGATTTAATAACACATGTCACCAATTGGCCAGCTGATATCTTGGAGAAACAGGTAATGCAAGAG GCGCAAAAGTGTTCCGAAGAAACGCATTTGTATGGGGATTTACAGTGTACGAAAGTGTCGGCCGAGTTAAAATGTGCTAGAAGCTTAGTTAGAATAACTGAAATCACAGCAACACTACAAGAACAAAA AATTATGTATCTTCGCCAACAAATTCGTCGAATAGAAGAATCAAAATCACAAAACTCATTTATGTCTGATGATCTTTAG
- the LOC126758039 gene encoding WW domain-containing adapter protein with coiled-coil homolog isoform X4 — MVMHARKPQRVNDGYFEKHQSHSYQSSKYSSKRDYERDRSSNYRDRDLSPAGGGPLNNVSQRLSQTAMNNGNSASYRSQSPEVDSPSSRGHGSHDIRDRDHRGSDRFSYMQKMRDRDRDVYKKDKYSTDKRDRRGGGSGGGNDRDSESHRTNHDRLDRRGGGSGSGSGAKLCSSSSGDKRSGSTDRDRDRDRDRGDLRDSKRERGSERDRDRERDRDRDRDRDRSDRGGGGGDRERDRGGGGGSGGGERSDRGERVARCGDWSEHVSSSGKMYYYNCKTEISQWEKPKEWIERERTLARDQHREKDYRDKDRDRDREDRFCRSAYAKHSSSRGNSRLRWNYENDGGPPSHRRRLDGRIAENPDMDISPGDSTPTSEASYPLTGAPTVHGMVNVQHNDLSIPTSTVGLPNALPRLASHPNASTVMSSSSSASASAAAANAAAASMHFSASSASAHGSGVVVGGATMLPATGLASVPSSTGVPVMVAGVLQTQNNSNHRKMDPVTMLQQQAHLASTTSPNVDHHLNSNAPGPPKLGTKEQQEMMMSSQQKALLMRQQQQQAALHHHHQLSQHGGNEAVHMMSNTGTSMDVTNHAASSAVIVLRDNSVNSPHYNLAHTHGMSPMGYNTKSPITGVGGSGGVVPVTGHSNNVGGGGINMSSGINAGSYAACNTPYGLKTVEGSSGGVMNSIGNSNNSIHCPSSSLANVSGNAGGSGVIGILPGEGPPTPTQEMDLNVAAMEQQQRKLENTSSASLSTLQSCVASSVQAGRSQGPEISPKLAKYFRADLITHVTNWPADILEKQAQKCSEETHLYGDLQCTKVSAELKCARSLVRITEITATLQEQKIMYLRQQIRRIEESKSQNSFMSDDL, encoded by the exons ATGGTAATGCATGCTAGAAAACCGCAACGTGTGAACGATgg CTACTTTGAGAAGCATCAGTCTCATTCGTATCAG AGTTCCAAGTACAGTTCAAAGCGCGATTATGAACGCGATCGCTCATCAAACTATCGCGATCGCGATCTGTCGCCAGCTGGCGGTGGTCCATTGAATAATG TTTCGCAAAGATTATCGCAAACTGCTATGAATAATGGTAACAGCGCATCGTATCGCTCACAATCACCTGAAGTAGATTCACCATCGTCAAGAGGGCACGGTTCGCACGATATACGCGATCGTGATCATCGTGGTAGCGATCGTTTCAGTTATATGCAAAAAATGAGGGATCGTGATCGCGATGTCtataaaaaggataaatattCTACAG ATAAACGCGATAGACGGGGCGGTGGCAGTGGTGGTGGTAACGATCGTGATTCAGAATCGCATCGCACCAATCATGATAGGTTGGATCGCCGCGGCGGTGGCAGCGGTAGTGGAAGTGGAGCAAAGCTTTGTTCTTCCAGTAGCGGCGACAAGCGTTCCGGCTCGACAGATCGTGACCGAGACCGCGATCGTGATCGTGGCGATTTGAGAGATAGTAAACGTGAGCGTGGCTCCGAACGAGATCGTGATAGAGAACGTGACCGCGATAGAGATCGTGATAGAGATCGCAGTGATCGTGGTGGAGGTGGCGGCGATCGTGAACGCGATCGAGGAGGTGGTGGAGGCAGTGGTGGCGGTGAACGCAGCGATCGGGGCGAACGTGTGGCAAGATGTGGCGATTGGAGTGAACATGTCAGTTCATCTG gaaaaatgtattattacaaCTGCAAAACTGAAATCTCACAATGGGAGAAACCAAAGGAATGGATTGAACGAGAACG AACACTGGCACGCGATCAACATAGGGAAAAAGATTACCGGGACAAAGACCGCGACAGAGATCGTGAGGATCGTTTTTGTAGATCAG CTTACGCGAAACATTCCAGTTCTCGAGGAAACTCACGGCTGAGGTGGAATTATGAAAACGATGGCGGACCGCCAAGTCATCGAAGGCGTTTGGATG GTCGCATCGCTGAAAATCCCGATATGGACATAAGTCCCGGTGACTCCACGCCAACATCGGAGGCTAGCTATCCGCTGACCGGCGCGCCCACAGTTCATGGTATGGTGAATGTGCAACACAATGACCTATCAATTCCAACATCAACCGTTGGCCTGCCGAATGCATTACCGCGTTTAGCTTCGCATCCTAACGCCAGCACTGTTATGTCATCCTCCTCCTCCGCGTCCGCTTCTGCTGCAGCGGCCAATGCAGCAGCCGCTTCAATGCATTTTTCCGCGTCATCCGCGTCAGCGCATGGTTCGGGCGTTGTTGTAGGCGGAGCAACAATGTTGCCCGCCACTGGACTCGCCTCTGTGCCATCGAGTACAGGTGTACCAGTGATGGTTGCTGGTGTGCTGCAGACACAAAATAATAGTAATCATCGAAAAATGGATCCAGTGACAATGTTGCAACAGCAAGCGCATTTAGCGTCAACAACGTCGCCAAAT GTGGATCATCATTTGAACTCGAATGCACCGGGACCGCCGAAATTGGGTACAAAGGAGCAACAGGAAATGATGATGAGCTCGCAACAGAAGGCGTTATTAATgcgacagcagcaacagcaggcGGCGTTACATCATCATCACCAACTTTCACAACATGGTGGCAACGAGGCGGTACATATGATGTCCAATACCGGCACTTCCATGGATGTTACCAATCATGCGGCCTCATCAGCGGTGATAGTTCTAAG AGATAATTCGGTGAACTCGCCACACTACAATTTAGCCCATACACATGGCATGTCGCCAATGGGCTACAATACAAAGAGTCCTATCACGGGTGTTGGCGGCAGCGGTGGTGTTGTTCCTGTTACCGGTCACAGTAACAATGTGGGCGGTGGTGGCATAAATATGAGCTCCGGCATAAATGCTGGCTCATATGCCGCCTGTAACACACCGTACGGTTTAAAGACTGTCGAGGGTAGCAGTGGCGGTGTCATGAACTCGattggcaacagcaacaatagcatTCACTGTCCCTCATCTAGTTTAGCGAATGTCAGCGGAAACGCTGGCGGTAGTGGAGTTATTGGTATTCTGCCTGGCGAAGGACCACCGACGCCAACGCAAGAAATGGACCTTAATGTAGCGGCAATGGAACAGCAACAACGTAAac TGGAAAACACTTCATCCGCCTCGTTGAGCACACTACAAAGTTGTGTAGCGTCGTCTGTGCAAGCCGGTCGTTCACAGGGTCCAGAGATTTCACCGAAATTAGCAAAGTATTTTCGTGCTGATTTAATAACACATGTCACCAATTGGCCAGCTGATATCTTGGAGAAACAG GCGCAAAAGTGTTCCGAAGAAACGCATTTGTATGGGGATTTACAGTGTACGAAAGTGTCGGCCGAGTTAAAATGTGCTAGAAGCTTAGTTAGAATAACTGAAATCACAGCAACACTACAAGAACAAAA AATTATGTATCTTCGCCAACAAATTCGTCGAATAGAAGAATCAAAATCACAAAACTCATTTATGTCTGATGATCTTTAG
- the LOC126758039 gene encoding WW domain-containing adapter protein with coiled-coil homolog isoform X2, with the protein MTTTNSITIDLPLAPGCNKNAAVGLCRVDDSSKYSSKRDYERDRSSNYRDRDLSPAGGGPLNNVSQRLSQTAMNNGNSASYRSQSPEVDSPSSRGHGSHDIRDRDHRGSDRFSYMQKMRDRDRDVYKKDKYSTDKRDRRGGGSGGGNDRDSESHRTNHDRLDRRGGGSGSGSGAKLCSSSSGDKRSGSTDRDRDRDRDRGDLRDSKRERGSERDRDRERDRDRDRDRDRSDRGGGGGDRERDRGGGGGSGGGERSDRGERVARCGDWSEHVSSSGKMYYYNCKTEISQWEKPKEWIERERTLARDQHREKDYRDKDRDRDREDRFCRSAYAKHSSSRGNSRLRWNYENDGGPPSHRRRLDGRIAENPDMDISPGDSTPTSEASYPLTGAPTVHGMVNVQHNDLSIPTSTVGLPNALPRLASHPNASTVMSSSSSASASAAAANAAAASMHFSASSASAHGSGVVVGGATMLPATGLASVPSSTGVPVMVAGVLQTQNNSNHRKMDPVTMLQQQAHLASTTSPNVDHHLNSNAPGPPKLGTKEQQEMMMSSQQKALLMRQQQQQAALHHHHQLSQHGGNEAVHMMSNTGTSMDVTNHAASSAVIVLRDNSVNSPHYNLAHTHGMSPMGYNTKSPITGVGGSGGVVPVTGHSNNVGGGGINMSSGINAGSYAACNTPYGLKTVEGSSGGVMNSIGNSNNSIHCPSSSLANVSGNAGGSGVIGILPGEGPPTPTQEMDLNVAAMEQQQRKLENTSSASLSTLQSCVASSVQAGRSQGPEISPKLAKYFRADLITHVTNWPADILEKQAQKCSEETHLYGDLQCTKVSAELKCARSLVRITEITATLQEQKIMYLRQQIRRIEESKSQNSFMSDDL; encoded by the exons ATGACTACCACAAATAGTATCACAATAGATTTACCATTGGCACCCGGCTGTAACAAAAATGCTGCTGTCGGTCTGTGTCGCGTAGATGAT AGTTCCAAGTACAGTTCAAAGCGCGATTATGAACGCGATCGCTCATCAAACTATCGCGATCGCGATCTGTCGCCAGCTGGCGGTGGTCCATTGAATAATG TTTCGCAAAGATTATCGCAAACTGCTATGAATAATGGTAACAGCGCATCGTATCGCTCACAATCACCTGAAGTAGATTCACCATCGTCAAGAGGGCACGGTTCGCACGATATACGCGATCGTGATCATCGTGGTAGCGATCGTTTCAGTTATATGCAAAAAATGAGGGATCGTGATCGCGATGTCtataaaaaggataaatattCTACAG ATAAACGCGATAGACGGGGCGGTGGCAGTGGTGGTGGTAACGATCGTGATTCAGAATCGCATCGCACCAATCATGATAGGTTGGATCGCCGCGGCGGTGGCAGCGGTAGTGGAAGTGGAGCAAAGCTTTGTTCTTCCAGTAGCGGCGACAAGCGTTCCGGCTCGACAGATCGTGACCGAGACCGCGATCGTGATCGTGGCGATTTGAGAGATAGTAAACGTGAGCGTGGCTCCGAACGAGATCGTGATAGAGAACGTGACCGCGATAGAGATCGTGATAGAGATCGCAGTGATCGTGGTGGAGGTGGCGGCGATCGTGAACGCGATCGAGGAGGTGGTGGAGGCAGTGGTGGCGGTGAACGCAGCGATCGGGGCGAACGTGTGGCAAGATGTGGCGATTGGAGTGAACATGTCAGTTCATCTG gaaaaatgtattattacaaCTGCAAAACTGAAATCTCACAATGGGAGAAACCAAAGGAATGGATTGAACGAGAACG AACACTGGCACGCGATCAACATAGGGAAAAAGATTACCGGGACAAAGACCGCGACAGAGATCGTGAGGATCGTTTTTGTAGATCAG CTTACGCGAAACATTCCAGTTCTCGAGGAAACTCACGGCTGAGGTGGAATTATGAAAACGATGGCGGACCGCCAAGTCATCGAAGGCGTTTGGATG GTCGCATCGCTGAAAATCCCGATATGGACATAAGTCCCGGTGACTCCACGCCAACATCGGAGGCTAGCTATCCGCTGACCGGCGCGCCCACAGTTCATGGTATGGTGAATGTGCAACACAATGACCTATCAATTCCAACATCAACCGTTGGCCTGCCGAATGCATTACCGCGTTTAGCTTCGCATCCTAACGCCAGCACTGTTATGTCATCCTCCTCCTCCGCGTCCGCTTCTGCTGCAGCGGCCAATGCAGCAGCCGCTTCAATGCATTTTTCCGCGTCATCCGCGTCAGCGCATGGTTCGGGCGTTGTTGTAGGCGGAGCAACAATGTTGCCCGCCACTGGACTCGCCTCTGTGCCATCGAGTACAGGTGTACCAGTGATGGTTGCTGGTGTGCTGCAGACACAAAATAATAGTAATCATCGAAAAATGGATCCAGTGACAATGTTGCAACAGCAAGCGCATTTAGCGTCAACAACGTCGCCAAAT GTGGATCATCATTTGAACTCGAATGCACCGGGACCGCCGAAATTGGGTACAAAGGAGCAACAGGAAATGATGATGAGCTCGCAACAGAAGGCGTTATTAATgcgacagcagcaacagcaggcGGCGTTACATCATCATCACCAACTTTCACAACATGGTGGCAACGAGGCGGTACATATGATGTCCAATACCGGCACTTCCATGGATGTTACCAATCATGCGGCCTCATCAGCGGTGATAGTTCTAAG AGATAATTCGGTGAACTCGCCACACTACAATTTAGCCCATACACATGGCATGTCGCCAATGGGCTACAATACAAAGAGTCCTATCACGGGTGTTGGCGGCAGCGGTGGTGTTGTTCCTGTTACCGGTCACAGTAACAATGTGGGCGGTGGTGGCATAAATATGAGCTCCGGCATAAATGCTGGCTCATATGCCGCCTGTAACACACCGTACGGTTTAAAGACTGTCGAGGGTAGCAGTGGCGGTGTCATGAACTCGattggcaacagcaacaatagcatTCACTGTCCCTCATCTAGTTTAGCGAATGTCAGCGGAAACGCTGGCGGTAGTGGAGTTATTGGTATTCTGCCTGGCGAAGGACCACCGACGCCAACGCAAGAAATGGACCTTAATGTAGCGGCAATGGAACAGCAACAACGTAAac TGGAAAACACTTCATCCGCCTCGTTGAGCACACTACAAAGTTGTGTAGCGTCGTCTGTGCAAGCCGGTCGTTCACAGGGTCCAGAGATTTCACCGAAATTAGCAAAGTATTTTCGTGCTGATTTAATAACACATGTCACCAATTGGCCAGCTGATATCTTGGAGAAACAG GCGCAAAAGTGTTCCGAAGAAACGCATTTGTATGGGGATTTACAGTGTACGAAAGTGTCGGCCGAGTTAAAATGTGCTAGAAGCTTAGTTAGAATAACTGAAATCACAGCAACACTACAAGAACAAAA AATTATGTATCTTCGCCAACAAATTCGTCGAATAGAAGAATCAAAATCACAAAACTCATTTATGTCTGATGATCTTTAG
- the LOC126758039 gene encoding WW domain-containing adapter protein with coiled-coil homolog isoform X1 gives MTTTNSITIDLPLAPGCNKNAAVGLCRVDDSSKYSSKRDYERDRSSNYRDRDLSPAGGGPLNNVSQRLSQTAMNNGNSASYRSQSPEVDSPSSRGHGSHDIRDRDHRGSDRFSYMQKMRDRDRDVYKKDKYSTDKRDRRGGGSGGGNDRDSESHRTNHDRLDRRGGGSGSGSGAKLCSSSSGDKRSGSTDRDRDRDRDRGDLRDSKRERGSERDRDRERDRDRDRDRDRSDRGGGGGDRERDRGGGGGSGGGERSDRGERVARCGDWSEHVSSSGKMYYYNCKTEISQWEKPKEWIERERTLARDQHREKDYRDKDRDRDREDRFCRSAYAKHSSSRGNSRLRWNYENDGGPPSHRRRLDGRIAENPDMDISPGDSTPTSEASYPLTGAPTVHGMVNVQHNDLSIPTSTVGLPNALPRLASHPNASTVMSSSSSASASAAAANAAAASMHFSASSASAHGSGVVVGGATMLPATGLASVPSSTGVPVMVAGVLQTQNNSNHRKMDPVTMLQQQAHLASTTSPNVDHHLNSNAPGPPKLGTKEQQEMMMSSQQKALLMRQQQQQAALHHHHQLSQHGGNEAVHMMSNTGTSMDVTNHAASSAVIVLRDNSVNSPHYNLAHTHGMSPMGYNTKSPITGVGGSGGVVPVTGHSNNVGGGGINMSSGINAGSYAACNTPYGLKTVEGSSGGVMNSIGNSNNSIHCPSSSLANVSGNAGGSGVIGILPGEGPPTPTQEMDLNVAAMEQQQRKLENTSSASLSTLQSCVASSVQAGRSQGPEISPKLAKYFRADLITHVTNWPADILEKQVMQEAQKCSEETHLYGDLQCTKVSAELKCARSLVRITEITATLQEQKIMYLRQQIRRIEESKSQNSFMSDDL, from the exons ATGACTACCACAAATAGTATCACAATAGATTTACCATTGGCACCCGGCTGTAACAAAAATGCTGCTGTCGGTCTGTGTCGCGTAGATGAT AGTTCCAAGTACAGTTCAAAGCGCGATTATGAACGCGATCGCTCATCAAACTATCGCGATCGCGATCTGTCGCCAGCTGGCGGTGGTCCATTGAATAATG TTTCGCAAAGATTATCGCAAACTGCTATGAATAATGGTAACAGCGCATCGTATCGCTCACAATCACCTGAAGTAGATTCACCATCGTCAAGAGGGCACGGTTCGCACGATATACGCGATCGTGATCATCGTGGTAGCGATCGTTTCAGTTATATGCAAAAAATGAGGGATCGTGATCGCGATGTCtataaaaaggataaatattCTACAG ATAAACGCGATAGACGGGGCGGTGGCAGTGGTGGTGGTAACGATCGTGATTCAGAATCGCATCGCACCAATCATGATAGGTTGGATCGCCGCGGCGGTGGCAGCGGTAGTGGAAGTGGAGCAAAGCTTTGTTCTTCCAGTAGCGGCGACAAGCGTTCCGGCTCGACAGATCGTGACCGAGACCGCGATCGTGATCGTGGCGATTTGAGAGATAGTAAACGTGAGCGTGGCTCCGAACGAGATCGTGATAGAGAACGTGACCGCGATAGAGATCGTGATAGAGATCGCAGTGATCGTGGTGGAGGTGGCGGCGATCGTGAACGCGATCGAGGAGGTGGTGGAGGCAGTGGTGGCGGTGAACGCAGCGATCGGGGCGAACGTGTGGCAAGATGTGGCGATTGGAGTGAACATGTCAGTTCATCTG gaaaaatgtattattacaaCTGCAAAACTGAAATCTCACAATGGGAGAAACCAAAGGAATGGATTGAACGAGAACG AACACTGGCACGCGATCAACATAGGGAAAAAGATTACCGGGACAAAGACCGCGACAGAGATCGTGAGGATCGTTTTTGTAGATCAG CTTACGCGAAACATTCCAGTTCTCGAGGAAACTCACGGCTGAGGTGGAATTATGAAAACGATGGCGGACCGCCAAGTCATCGAAGGCGTTTGGATG GTCGCATCGCTGAAAATCCCGATATGGACATAAGTCCCGGTGACTCCACGCCAACATCGGAGGCTAGCTATCCGCTGACCGGCGCGCCCACAGTTCATGGTATGGTGAATGTGCAACACAATGACCTATCAATTCCAACATCAACCGTTGGCCTGCCGAATGCATTACCGCGTTTAGCTTCGCATCCTAACGCCAGCACTGTTATGTCATCCTCCTCCTCCGCGTCCGCTTCTGCTGCAGCGGCCAATGCAGCAGCCGCTTCAATGCATTTTTCCGCGTCATCCGCGTCAGCGCATGGTTCGGGCGTTGTTGTAGGCGGAGCAACAATGTTGCCCGCCACTGGACTCGCCTCTGTGCCATCGAGTACAGGTGTACCAGTGATGGTTGCTGGTGTGCTGCAGACACAAAATAATAGTAATCATCGAAAAATGGATCCAGTGACAATGTTGCAACAGCAAGCGCATTTAGCGTCAACAACGTCGCCAAAT GTGGATCATCATTTGAACTCGAATGCACCGGGACCGCCGAAATTGGGTACAAAGGAGCAACAGGAAATGATGATGAGCTCGCAACAGAAGGCGTTATTAATgcgacagcagcaacagcaggcGGCGTTACATCATCATCACCAACTTTCACAACATGGTGGCAACGAGGCGGTACATATGATGTCCAATACCGGCACTTCCATGGATGTTACCAATCATGCGGCCTCATCAGCGGTGATAGTTCTAAG AGATAATTCGGTGAACTCGCCACACTACAATTTAGCCCATACACATGGCATGTCGCCAATGGGCTACAATACAAAGAGTCCTATCACGGGTGTTGGCGGCAGCGGTGGTGTTGTTCCTGTTACCGGTCACAGTAACAATGTGGGCGGTGGTGGCATAAATATGAGCTCCGGCATAAATGCTGGCTCATATGCCGCCTGTAACACACCGTACGGTTTAAAGACTGTCGAGGGTAGCAGTGGCGGTGTCATGAACTCGattggcaacagcaacaatagcatTCACTGTCCCTCATCTAGTTTAGCGAATGTCAGCGGAAACGCTGGCGGTAGTGGAGTTATTGGTATTCTGCCTGGCGAAGGACCACCGACGCCAACGCAAGAAATGGACCTTAATGTAGCGGCAATGGAACAGCAACAACGTAAac TGGAAAACACTTCATCCGCCTCGTTGAGCACACTACAAAGTTGTGTAGCGTCGTCTGTGCAAGCCGGTCGTTCACAGGGTCCAGAGATTTCACCGAAATTAGCAAAGTATTTTCGTGCTGATTTAATAACACATGTCACCAATTGGCCAGCTGATATCTTGGAGAAACAGGTAATGCAAGAG GCGCAAAAGTGTTCCGAAGAAACGCATTTGTATGGGGATTTACAGTGTACGAAAGTGTCGGCCGAGTTAAAATGTGCTAGAAGCTTAGTTAGAATAACTGAAATCACAGCAACACTACAAGAACAAAA AATTATGTATCTTCGCCAACAAATTCGTCGAATAGAAGAATCAAAATCACAAAACTCATTTATGTCTGATGATCTTTAG